A window of Thermoplasmata archaeon genomic DNA:
CTCCACGGACGGCCGGAGAGGGCGGCCATCCGAACTCGTACTAAAAGAAGACGCTGAACGGTCTATACCTTCCGTGAAAAAGGGATTATATCCCCTGCGGCGTGCCAGCGTCCATGGCCGAGCCCAAGAAAGTCATCATCCTCGGGGCCGCGGGGCGGGACTTCCACAATTTCAACACGTACTTCCGCGACAATCCGGAATACCGGGTGGTCTGCTTCACGGCGACCCAGATCCCCGGCATCGCCGGGCGGAAGTATCCCGCAATCCTCGCCGGCAAGCTCTATCCGGACGGAATCCCCATTCTGGCCGAGGACGACCTGCCCCTCCTGATCCGGAAGTACGCCGCGAACATCGTCGTCTTTGCCTACAGCGACGTGGACTATCCGTACATCGGGCACCGGGCCGCCCTTTCGAACGCGAACGGCGCGGACTTCATGCTGATCAACGCGCTGTCTACCATGATCAAGTCCAAGGTGCCCGTGATCGCCGTGTGTGCGGTCCGCACGGGGAGCGGGAAGAGCCAGACGACGCGGCGCGTCGCGCAGATCCTCCGGGATCGAGGCAAGAAGGTCGTCGTGGTCCGCCACCCCATGCCGTACGGCGACCTCGCCAAGCAGGCCGTTCAGCGCTTCGCGACGTACGCGGACCTCGACAAGCACGAATGCACGATCGAGGAGCGCGAGGAGTACGAGCCCCACATCGACAAGGGAACCGTAGTCTACGCGGGCGTGGACTACGAGGCGATCCTCCGGCAGGCCGAGAAGGAGGCCGACATCGTCCTCTGGGACGGCGGGAACAACGACACCTCGTTCTACAAGCCTGACCTGTTGCTGGTCGTCGCGGACCCCCTCCGGCCCGGGCACGAAATCAGTTACTATCCGGGGGAGACGAACATCCGCTTGGCCGACGTGGTCATCATCAACAAGGTAGACACGGCCACACCGGAGAACATCGAGAAGGTCAAGCAGAACGTCCGGATGCTGAACCCCGACGCGGTCATCGTGGAAGCGGCTTCGCCGATCACGCCGGACGACGGAGTCCAGATCCGGGGGAAGAAGGTCCTCACGATCGAGGACGGGCCCACCCTCACCCATGGCGGGATGGAGTACGGAGCCGCGTACATCGCAGCGCAGCGCTTTGGCGCCGCC
This region includes:
- a CDS encoding cyclic 2,3-diphosphoglycerate synthase yields the protein MAEPKKVIILGAAGRDFHNFNTYFRDNPEYRVVCFTATQIPGIAGRKYPAILAGKLYPDGIPILAEDDLPLLIRKYAANIVVFAYSDVDYPYIGHRAALSNANGADFMLINALSTMIKSKVPVIAVCAVRTGSGKSQTTRRVAQILRDRGKKVVVVRHPMPYGDLAKQAVQRFATYADLDKHECTIEEREEYEPHIDKGTVVYAGVDYEAILRQAEKEADIVLWDGGNNDTSFYKPDLLLVVADPLRPGHEISYYPGETNIRLADVVIINKVDTATPENIEKVKQNVRMLNPDAVIVEAASPITPDDGVQIRGKKVLTIEDGPTLTHGGMEYGAAYIAAQRFGAAEIVSAVPYAVGSIKDTYKKYANSRKVLPAMGYGEKQIKELQETIDATPCDLVLSGTPIDLSRVLKSNKPIVHVRYELDEIGHPNLEDVLKDWNLL